A single region of the Hoeflea prorocentri genome encodes:
- a CDS encoding sugar O-acetyltransferase: MASEREKMEAGLMYCCVDDELDRLRSRTYEIVHGHNSMPPSKRGDVAPELAALFGLAGDNIRLEAPFHCVYGYNLFLEERVYMNVGCVILDTARVHVGAGTMFGPGVHVYCAEHSKDPVERAAGLEVAKPVTIGENVWVGGRAVILPGVSIGANAIVGAGSVVTRDVPPGATVVGNPARAVARD; this comes from the coding sequence ATGGCCAGCGAACGCGAGAAGATGGAAGCCGGGCTGATGTATTGCTGTGTTGATGACGAACTCGACCGGCTGCGCAGCCGGACCTATGAGATTGTCCACGGTCACAATTCGATGCCTCCATCCAAGCGGGGCGATGTCGCGCCGGAACTCGCCGCGCTTTTCGGCCTTGCCGGAGACAATATTCGCTTGGAGGCCCCGTTTCATTGCGTCTATGGCTACAATCTCTTTTTGGAGGAACGGGTCTACATGAATGTTGGCTGCGTCATTCTCGACACGGCCAGGGTCCATGTCGGCGCAGGGACTATGTTTGGACCGGGGGTCCATGTCTATTGTGCAGAGCACAGCAAAGATCCGGTTGAGCGCGCAGCCGGTCTTGAAGTCGCCAAGCCTGTCACAATCGGCGAGAATGTCTGGGTTGGGGGGCGCGCGGTCATTTTGCCCGGCGTGTCAATTGGAGCCAACGCCATCGTCGGCGCGGGCAGTGTGGTGACCCGCGATGTTCCGCCCGGTGCAACGGTTGTGGGCAATCCGGCACGTGCGGTCGCGAGAGACTGA
- a CDS encoding NAD-dependent epimerase/dehydratase family protein yields the protein MIIFVTGATGVLGRPTVQRLVQNGHQVRALSRSEANRHIIMEDGAIPMAADLFDPLSVTSALHDCEAVLHLATRIPPVSSMKNPGAWDENDRIRREGTHCLIRAAERTSSVRTFVYPSVSIFYGDAGPQWVSAEDAAIEPLEIHRSTIDAENAVLGFSKTGPHNKGVVLRFGNFYGPTSPDSAQTIAMARKGFAISVAPSPAYKSMIWIDDAASAIVEAAESAPTGLYDVVEDDPATQFEAIAAIATAVRRRRLLKLPRVLLRIAIPKNLRDLLTRSQRISNTRFRDVTGWRPQVPSQRIGWQMMAQKDKSTDETPSLHGTSKHPA from the coding sequence ATGATTATCTTCGTTACCGGCGCAACCGGTGTCCTCGGTCGCCCCACCGTTCAACGCCTTGTCCAGAATGGACATCAGGTGCGTGCGCTCAGCCGCTCAGAAGCAAACCGGCATATTATTATGGAGGACGGCGCGATCCCAATGGCGGCGGATCTGTTTGACCCGCTCTCCGTGACGTCGGCACTTCATGACTGCGAGGCGGTCTTGCATCTTGCAACGCGCATTCCGCCGGTATCCAGCATGAAAAACCCAGGCGCCTGGGACGAAAATGACAGGATCAGGCGTGAAGGCACCCATTGCCTGATACGGGCGGCAGAACGCACTTCCTCTGTTCGAACCTTTGTCTATCCGAGCGTATCCATCTTCTACGGCGACGCCGGTCCGCAATGGGTTTCGGCCGAGGATGCAGCCATCGAACCGCTTGAAATTCACAGATCAACCATCGACGCGGAAAACGCTGTTCTGGGTTTCAGCAAAACCGGGCCACACAACAAGGGGGTTGTTCTGCGCTTCGGCAACTTCTACGGACCGACGTCGCCGGACAGCGCGCAGACCATCGCCATGGCCCGAAAGGGATTTGCGATATCCGTTGCGCCCTCGCCGGCCTACAAGTCGATGATCTGGATTGACGACGCGGCATCGGCCATTGTCGAAGCGGCGGAGAGCGCGCCGACCGGTCTCTATGATGTCGTTGAGGACGATCCGGCGACACAGTTTGAAGCGATTGCCGCGATCGCGACCGCCGTCAGGCGCCGCCGTCTTCTTAAACTACCACGCGTCTTGCTACGCATCGCCATCCCCAAAAATCTGCGCGATTTGCTGACCCGAAGCCAGCGCATTTCCAACACGCGGTTTCGCGACGTGACAGGCTGGAGGCCCCAGGTGCCGTCACAAAGAATCGGGTGGCAGATGATGGCTCAAAAGGACAAATCGACGGACGAGACCCCGTCCCTGCACGGCACGAGCAAACACCCGGCTTGA
- a CDS encoding NAD(P)H-dependent oxidoreductase, with protein MSKIVIIQGHPDPAGNRLCHALGHAYAEGARDAGHDVEFIEIGKLDFPLLRSPVDWNAGAEATPPVLIPAQKACLDANHLVFIYPLWLGTMPALLKGFLEQVFRPGVALSQGDGFPKAMLRDKSARIVVTMGMPALAYRFFFMAHSLKNLQRNILGFVGIKPIRNTLFGMVEGVSDKKRSTWLEQMRSLGRQAR; from the coding sequence ATGTCGAAGATTGTGATCATTCAGGGGCATCCGGACCCGGCAGGCAACCGGCTTTGCCACGCATTGGGCCATGCCTATGCAGAAGGCGCACGGGACGCCGGACATGACGTTGAATTCATCGAAATCGGGAAACTGGATTTTCCGCTCCTGCGCAGTCCGGTTGACTGGAACGCGGGTGCCGAGGCCACGCCGCCAGTGCTCATACCCGCACAGAAAGCCTGCCTTGACGCAAACCATCTCGTCTTCATCTACCCACTATGGCTTGGCACAATGCCGGCACTCCTCAAAGGGTTTCTGGAGCAGGTGTTCCGGCCGGGCGTCGCCCTCAGCCAGGGCGACGGTTTCCCCAAGGCCATGCTGCGCGACAAGTCTGCACGTATCGTCGTCACCATGGGCATGCCAGCCCTTGCCTACCGGTTTTTCTTCATGGCGCACAGTTTGAAAAACCTGCAGCGCAACATTTTGGGCTTTGTCGGCATCAAGCCGATCCGCAACACATTGTTCGGCATGGTCGAAGGTGTCAGCGACAAGAAAAGGTCGACCTGGCTCGAACAGATGCGCTCGCTCGGGCGGCAGGCGCGCTAG
- a CDS encoding VOC family protein: MKISRHCLRVENPQELVEFYSGILGMRDFGKPDEPLLGYDGDQCLLELTGGASSPYRSRPDGLYWKIGITVRDLDTAVAYLATRGCAVTAPRQFKDIGYMSHLHDPQGFAIELLQQGFEGRAGAPGDGHPIGGQATLAHITLRVNDINAARDYCENRLQMRLMSVQPVEDYGFCLYFFAWSDEALPEPDLKAVANREWLWARPYALLELQHVFSGHATEPEPGSSAAGFTGFGWIGGDMQAHQYVPLRDLKSLL, translated from the coding sequence ATGAAGATTTCACGCCACTGCCTTCGTGTTGAAAACCCACAGGAACTCGTTGAATTCTACAGCGGAATTCTGGGCATGCGCGATTTTGGCAAACCGGATGAACCCTTGCTTGGTTATGATGGCGACCAGTGTTTGCTCGAGCTGACGGGCGGTGCGTCTTCGCCATACAGGTCGCGACCCGACGGCCTCTACTGGAAGATCGGAATAACGGTCCGCGATCTCGATACGGCCGTAGCATATCTCGCAACGCGCGGTTGCGCGGTGACCGCACCGCGACAGTTCAAGGATATCGGCTATATGAGCCATCTTCACGATCCGCAGGGCTTTGCGATTGAACTCCTGCAACAGGGATTTGAGGGAAGAGCAGGCGCGCCAGGGGATGGCCACCCCATTGGCGGGCAAGCGACGCTGGCGCATATCACCCTGCGGGTCAACGATATCAATGCGGCACGCGACTATTGCGAAAACCGGCTTCAGATGCGTCTGATGTCCGTTCAGCCGGTCGAGGACTACGGGTTCTGTCTCTATTTCTTCGCATGGAGCGACGAGGCTCTTCCAGAGCCGGACCTGAAAGCAGTGGCCAATAGAGAATGGCTCTGGGCGCGGCCCTATGCCTTGCTGGAACTGCAGCATGTGTTTTCCGGTCACGCGACCGAGCCGGAGCCTGGCAGCAGCGCCGCGGGCTTTACCGGTTTTGGATGGATCGGCGGCGACATGCAGGCGCATCAATATGTCCCGCTCCGTGACCTAAAAAGTTTGCTTTAA
- the chrA gene encoding chromate efflux transporter: MSAPKPIEAEEPATARLPELIAAFWRIGILSFGGPAAQIALMHRVLVEEKRWLAEKQYLNALSFCMLLPGPEAMQLATYAGWRLQGVAGGLIAGLLFVLPGAAVMLGLAVLYAYLGSVPLVSALFLGIKAAVLVIVIEALLRVAKRALHQSRHWAIAALAFIGIFFLNLPFPLIILAAALIGFLGGMPKGDVQEPVVRQTSLAKTVQTIALWLAIWWLPLLAITALGPSFLAELGFFFSKLAVVTFGGAYAVLAYMAQDVVSHHGWLSAGAMMDGLGLAETTPGPLILVTEFVGFLSAFGKGGLILGIAGALVTLWATFAPCFLWIFAGAPYIDWIGAQPRLRGALAAITAAVVGVILNLSIWFALHVAFTTVDARSYGPIMVWQPDPATLDWRVVLLTLISGILLLVLKWGMLRVLAVSALLGLLLSYAGSLTL, from the coding sequence ATGAGCGCACCGAAGCCGATTGAGGCCGAGGAGCCGGCGACAGCGCGGCTTCCTGAACTTATCGCGGCTTTTTGGCGGATTGGAATCCTGTCGTTCGGCGGACCGGCCGCACAGATCGCATTGATGCACCGGGTGCTGGTCGAGGAAAAGCGCTGGCTAGCGGAAAAACAATATCTTAACGCGCTGAGTTTTTGCATGCTGTTGCCGGGTCCCGAGGCGATGCAGCTTGCCACCTATGCTGGCTGGCGGCTTCAGGGCGTTGCCGGAGGGTTGATTGCCGGGTTGCTGTTCGTGCTGCCCGGAGCCGCGGTCATGCTGGGGCTGGCTGTGCTTTATGCCTATCTCGGCAGCGTGCCGCTGGTCTCGGCCCTGTTCCTGGGGATCAAGGCAGCGGTGTTGGTCATCGTTATTGAGGCACTGCTGCGGGTGGCAAAACGGGCGCTCCATCAGTCCCGTCATTGGGCCATCGCGGCGCTGGCATTTATCGGCATCTTTTTCCTCAACCTGCCATTTCCTTTGATTATCCTGGCTGCGGCGTTGATCGGGTTCCTGGGTGGGATGCCGAAAGGTGACGTGCAGGAGCCGGTTGTTCGGCAGACATCACTTGCAAAGACGGTTCAGACCATCGCCCTGTGGTTGGCGATATGGTGGTTGCCGTTGCTGGCTATTACGGCTTTGGGGCCTTCGTTTCTGGCCGAACTCGGGTTCTTTTTCTCAAAGCTTGCCGTTGTCACGTTCGGCGGCGCCTACGCCGTGCTTGCCTATATGGCGCAAGATGTCGTCAGCCATCATGGCTGGCTTTCGGCAGGCGCGATGATGGACGGTCTTGGGCTTGCCGAGACGACGCCGGGCCCCCTTATTCTGGTAACGGAGTTTGTCGGCTTCCTGTCCGCCTTCGGCAAAGGTGGATTGATACTGGGTATCGCCGGTGCGCTCGTGACGCTGTGGGCGACCTTCGCACCATGCTTCCTTTGGATTTTTGCCGGTGCGCCTTACATTGACTGGATCGGTGCACAGCCCCGGCTACGGGGCGCTTTGGCTGCGATCACCGCAGCCGTTGTCGGTGTCATCCTGAACCTTTCGATCTGGTTCGCCTTGCATGTCGCCTTCACGACGGTTGACGCTCGGAGCTATGGCCCGATCATGGTGTGGCAACCCGATCCCGCAACACTGGATTGGCGGGTCGTTTTGCTGACGCTCATCTCCGGCATTTTATTGCTGGTGCTCAAATGGGGCATGCTGCGGGTGCTTGCAGTTTCGGCGCTGCTTGGCCTGCTGCTAAGCTACGCCGGTTCTCTGACACTTTGA
- a CDS encoding GFA family protein produces MKNHEGQCLCGHIRFRVEGRPTFPHLCSCRTCQRWSGAPTVAWVEFPIDRLVWTGEGGEPALYQSSQKTRRGFCPKCGGTVCAIDEGYDKISLTIASFDDASPLVPGKQHSYGKQAPPWWSVTIRRD; encoded by the coding sequence ATGAAGAACCATGAAGGGCAATGCCTTTGCGGACATATTCGTTTCCGGGTGGAGGGCAGGCCGACATTCCCGCACCTGTGTTCCTGCAGGACATGCCAGCGCTGGTCAGGTGCACCGACGGTCGCCTGGGTTGAATTTCCGATCGACAGGCTCGTGTGGACCGGCGAGGGCGGTGAACCCGCGCTCTATCAGTCATCGCAAAAGACCCGGCGTGGTTTCTGCCCGAAATGCGGCGGAACCGTTTGCGCGATTGATGAGGGATACGACAAGATTTCCCTGACGATTGCGTCCTTCGATGATGCCTCGCCGCTTGTTCCCGGCAAGCAGCACAGTTACGGCAAGCAGGCGCCGCCTTGGTGGTCGGTGACAATCAGGCGTGACTGA
- a CDS encoding RrF2 family transcriptional regulator, giving the protein MKLSDGVEWAIHCAMLLGNIPENATLSGKALAEFHGIPESYLLKHLKQLVARGVLESVSGPRGGYRLARAPDEITLLDIVQAVDGNRPAFRCTEIRRRGPCRLDDSAYPLCCGVNRAMMRAEQAWRNALKEQTLDDISQDFFATADPRLLPLGENWLAENTRMPKS; this is encoded by the coding sequence ATGAAGCTGAGCGATGGAGTCGAATGGGCCATACATTGTGCCATGTTGCTCGGCAACATTCCCGAAAATGCGACACTTTCCGGAAAGGCTCTGGCGGAGTTTCACGGCATACCGGAGAGTTATCTGCTCAAACATCTGAAACAGCTTGTCGCCAGGGGTGTTCTTGAATCGGTCTCAGGCCCGCGCGGCGGTTATCGCCTCGCCCGTGCACCCGACGAGATCACGCTTCTTGATATCGTCCAGGCCGTCGACGGCAACCGCCCGGCCTTTCGCTGCACGGAGATTCGGCGGCGCGGCCCGTGCCGCCTCGACGACAGCGCTTATCCGCTTTGCTGCGGGGTGAACCGGGCGATGATGCGCGCCGAACAGGCGTGGCGAAATGCACTCAAGGAGCAAACGCTGGACGACATATCACAAGATTTCTTTGCAACGGCGGACCCGCGCCTCCTGCCGCTTGGAGAAAACTGGCTTGCGGAAAACACAAGGATGCCGAAATCATGA